Proteins encoded together in one Heterodontus francisci isolate sHetFra1 chromosome 20, sHetFra1.hap1, whole genome shotgun sequence window:
- the ppp1r3cb gene encoding protein phosphatase 1 regulatory subunit 3C-B isoform X2: protein MNCTRVYHILDSRSLPAVSIMPVDLAMRLCLAHSPPMRNFLGPYEACRGLTFNRLKPLRPCISMRGGTDSCNEGWAQSRGKRKKTVAFADDKGFSLTAVHFFSECEDSLAELQFDLTDLDNTCGLKLNERKPLVLDFSPPSADYLEFRNRLKKNFVCLENCTLQEKFIAGTVTVRNLSYHKVVQIRITFDTWKSYKDVDCTFLNNIYGCSDTDTFSFAIDLPSSIPPQERIEFCASFKSGDQIYWDNNEGKNYGIVHAEWKPDGIQAPITFKDEVTKVPGKMQTIECDQYGSPRSSSGLFPEWHSWGKIETALPYW from the exons ATGAACTGCACCAG GGTCTACCATATCTTGGATTCCAGATCGTTACCAGCTGTGTCTATTATGCCAGTTGATTTAGCCATGAGACTCTGTTTGGCACATTCTCCACCTATGAGGAATTTCCTTGGCCCCTATGAAGCTTGCAGAGGGCTAACCTTCAACAGGCTAAAGCCCCTGCGGCCCTGTATCAGCATGAGGGGTGGGACTGACTCGTGTAATGAAGGCTGGGCTCAGTCCAGAGGCAAAAGGAAGAAAACAGTGGCTTTCGCAGATGATAAAGGTTTTTCTCTTACGGCAGTACACTTTTTCTCTGAATGTGAAGACTCGCTTGCTGAACTACAGTTTGACCTGACAGATCTCGACAACACATGTGGACTGAAACTAAACGAAAGAAagcccctggtcctggacttctCTCCGCCATCTGCAGACTACCTGGAATTCAGAAATCGCCTGAAGAAGAATTTCGTCTGTCTTGAAAATTGCACGCTGCAAGAGAAATTCATCGCGGGCACtgtcacagtgaggaatctaagttACCACAAAGTCGTTCAAATCCGGATAACATTCGACACTTGGAAGAGTTATAAGGATGTGGACTGTACATTTCTAAACAATATTTATGGCTGTTCTGACACAGACACATTTTCTTTCGCTATTGACCTGCCATCATCCATACCGCCACAGGAAAGAATCGAGTTCTGCGCCTCCTTTAAGAGTGGAGATCAAATCTATTGGGACAACAACGAAGGGAAGAATTACGGCATTGTTCATGCCGAATGGAAGCCTGACGGGATTCAGGCCCCGATCACCTTCAAGGACGAGGTGACCAAGGTCCCCGGGAAGATGCAGACGATTGAATGCGACCAGTATGGAAGTCCCCGATCGTCGAGTGGATTGTTTCCTGAATGGCATAGCTGGGGCAAGATCGAGACGGCTTTGCCGTATTGGTGA
- the ppp1r3cb gene encoding protein phosphatase 1 regulatory subunit 3C-B isoform X3 has translation MVYHILDSRSLPAVSIMPVDLAMRLCLAHSPPMRNFLGPYEACRGLTFNRLKPLRPCISMRGGTDSCNEGWAQSRGKRKKTVAFADDKGFSLTAVHFFSECEDSLAELQFDLTDLDNTCGLKLNERKPLVLDFSPPSADYLEFRNRLKKNFVCLENCTLQEKFIAGTVTVRNLSYHKVVQIRITFDTWKSYKDVDCTFLNNIYGCSDTDTFSFAIDLPSSIPPQERIEFCASFKSGDQIYWDNNEGKNYGIVHAEWKPDGIQAPITFKDEVTKVPGKMQTIECDQYGSPRSSSGLFPEWHSWGKIETALPYW, from the coding sequence GGTCTACCATATCTTGGATTCCAGATCGTTACCAGCTGTGTCTATTATGCCAGTTGATTTAGCCATGAGACTCTGTTTGGCACATTCTCCACCTATGAGGAATTTCCTTGGCCCCTATGAAGCTTGCAGAGGGCTAACCTTCAACAGGCTAAAGCCCCTGCGGCCCTGTATCAGCATGAGGGGTGGGACTGACTCGTGTAATGAAGGCTGGGCTCAGTCCAGAGGCAAAAGGAAGAAAACAGTGGCTTTCGCAGATGATAAAGGTTTTTCTCTTACGGCAGTACACTTTTTCTCTGAATGTGAAGACTCGCTTGCTGAACTACAGTTTGACCTGACAGATCTCGACAACACATGTGGACTGAAACTAAACGAAAGAAagcccctggtcctggacttctCTCCGCCATCTGCAGACTACCTGGAATTCAGAAATCGCCTGAAGAAGAATTTCGTCTGTCTTGAAAATTGCACGCTGCAAGAGAAATTCATCGCGGGCACtgtcacagtgaggaatctaagttACCACAAAGTCGTTCAAATCCGGATAACATTCGACACTTGGAAGAGTTATAAGGATGTGGACTGTACATTTCTAAACAATATTTATGGCTGTTCTGACACAGACACATTTTCTTTCGCTATTGACCTGCCATCATCCATACCGCCACAGGAAAGAATCGAGTTCTGCGCCTCCTTTAAGAGTGGAGATCAAATCTATTGGGACAACAACGAAGGGAAGAATTACGGCATTGTTCATGCCGAATGGAAGCCTGACGGGATTCAGGCCCCGATCACCTTCAAGGACGAGGTGACCAAGGTCCCCGGGAAGATGCAGACGATTGAATGCGACCAGTATGGAAGTCCCCGATCGTCGAGTGGATTGTTTCCTGAATGGCATAGCTGGGGCAAGATCGAGACGGCTTTGCCGTATTGGTGA
- the ppp1r3cb gene encoding protein phosphatase 1 regulatory subunit 3C-B isoform X1, with product MVQVLPLSAYSHTVGNLFVKVYHILDSRSLPAVSIMPVDLAMRLCLAHSPPMRNFLGPYEACRGLTFNRLKPLRPCISMRGGTDSCNEGWAQSRGKRKKTVAFADDKGFSLTAVHFFSECEDSLAELQFDLTDLDNTCGLKLNERKPLVLDFSPPSADYLEFRNRLKKNFVCLENCTLQEKFIAGTVTVRNLSYHKVVQIRITFDTWKSYKDVDCTFLNNIYGCSDTDTFSFAIDLPSSIPPQERIEFCASFKSGDQIYWDNNEGKNYGIVHAEWKPDGIQAPITFKDEVTKVPGKMQTIECDQYGSPRSSSGLFPEWHSWGKIETALPYW from the exons ATGGTGCAAGTCCTTCCCTTGTCTGCTTACTCTCATACGGTGGGAAACTTGTTTGTAAA GGTCTACCATATCTTGGATTCCAGATCGTTACCAGCTGTGTCTATTATGCCAGTTGATTTAGCCATGAGACTCTGTTTGGCACATTCTCCACCTATGAGGAATTTCCTTGGCCCCTATGAAGCTTGCAGAGGGCTAACCTTCAACAGGCTAAAGCCCCTGCGGCCCTGTATCAGCATGAGGGGTGGGACTGACTCGTGTAATGAAGGCTGGGCTCAGTCCAGAGGCAAAAGGAAGAAAACAGTGGCTTTCGCAGATGATAAAGGTTTTTCTCTTACGGCAGTACACTTTTTCTCTGAATGTGAAGACTCGCTTGCTGAACTACAGTTTGACCTGACAGATCTCGACAACACATGTGGACTGAAACTAAACGAAAGAAagcccctggtcctggacttctCTCCGCCATCTGCAGACTACCTGGAATTCAGAAATCGCCTGAAGAAGAATTTCGTCTGTCTTGAAAATTGCACGCTGCAAGAGAAATTCATCGCGGGCACtgtcacagtgaggaatctaagttACCACAAAGTCGTTCAAATCCGGATAACATTCGACACTTGGAAGAGTTATAAGGATGTGGACTGTACATTTCTAAACAATATTTATGGCTGTTCTGACACAGACACATTTTCTTTCGCTATTGACCTGCCATCATCCATACCGCCACAGGAAAGAATCGAGTTCTGCGCCTCCTTTAAGAGTGGAGATCAAATCTATTGGGACAACAACGAAGGGAAGAATTACGGCATTGTTCATGCCGAATGGAAGCCTGACGGGATTCAGGCCCCGATCACCTTCAAGGACGAGGTGACCAAGGTCCCCGGGAAGATGCAGACGATTGAATGCGACCAGTATGGAAGTCCCCGATCGTCGAGTGGATTGTTTCCTGAATGGCATAGCTGGGGCAAGATCGAGACGGCTTTGCCGTATTGGTGA